In Daucus carota subsp. sativus chromosome 4, DH1 v3.0, whole genome shotgun sequence, one DNA window encodes the following:
- the LOC108219259 gene encoding BTB/POZ domain-containing protein At3g05675 has translation MEATETLSRSSNKIGDRSTSDVVVRLRTEDSRDEWIYCHSDILIRNSKYFADRLSESWPTCQILDSRNCVEVYCQESDFDYHITVLRLFYVHMIHSLTDMCGGVKNALGILRVAVELGCPQIIAACVGYLEAVPWEEAEEEEILKIIPSMGSQAEMILARLQPVNPTAIKNIFLSAIRFATSSPPSLMTDLKTSAQDQLEYMLTEDDDVPLLIADEEIKLETKECIMKLLARFKNLVLSLLSTEDSVYDTCSMLLLQSYLTDLSWACQILIKLELMRELVSSWVEASENVVNVVEQLCPESDTLEIKFKVIEVTSKVLEAIGYGTVIMPTVKRLHMVKVWLPFVRVIKPVIESARSDSKDVPILKVDVEIWQSLESAFVSIILALPSGDQAEILTEWLENKHIRYPDLTEAFEVWCYRSKVASKRLALIGGTNGMGKSV, from the exons ATGGAGGCAACT GAGACTCTATCTAGGAGTTCTAACAAGATAGGAGATCGATCAACCAGTGATGTTGTTGTAAGACTACGAACAGAGGATAGCCGTGATGAGTGGATATACTGTCATTCCGACATCCTCATAAGGAACAGCAAGTATTTTGCTGACAGATTATCTGAAAGTTGGCCCACTTGTCAGATATTGGACTCTCGTAACTGTGTTGAAGTTTACTGCCAAGAATCTGATTTTGACTACCACATCACTGTCCTTCGCCTCTTTTATGTCCATATGATTCATTCATTGACTGACATGTGTGGTGGTGTCAAAAATGCACTTGGTATTCTCCGTGTGGCTGTGGAGCTTGGATGCCCTCAAATTATTGCTGCTTGTGTGGGATACTTGGAAGCAGTACCTTGGGAAGAAGCGGAGGAggaagaaattttgaaaattataccAAGCATGGGATCACAAGCAGAAATGATTCTTGCTCGTCTTCAACCTGTAAATCCAACAGCTATAAAGAATATTTTTCTCTCAGCTATTCGATTTGCCACTTCATCTCCCCCTTCACTCATGACTGACCTAAAAACATCCGCTCAGGATCAGCTGGAGTATATGCTAACTGAAGATGATGATGTCCCGCTGCTTATAGCTGATGAGGAGATAAAGTTAGAAACCAAGGAATGTATCATGAAACTTTTAGCCAGATTTAAAAACCTAGTACTTTCCTTGCTTTCCACAGAAGATTCAGTCTATGATACATGTAGCATGCTTTTGCTTCAATCCTATTTGACGGATTTGTCTTGGGCTTGCCAAATATTGATCAAGTTAGAATTAATGAGGGAACTAGTCAGCAGTTGGGTAGAGGCATCTGAAAATGTTGTAAACGTTGTTGAGCAATTATGTCCAGAAAGTGATACTCTTGAAATTAAGTTTAAGGTTATTGAGGTGACTTCCAAGGTTTTAGAGGCAATAGGATATGGCACAGTTATTATGCCAACTGTAAAACGTCTTCACATGGTAAAAGTCTGGCTTCCATTTGTCAGAGTTATTAAACCTGTGATCGAATCTGCTAGAAGTGATAGTAAGGATGTTCCTATCCTGAAAGTGGATGTTGAGATATGGCAATCCTTGGAGTCTGCATTTGTTTCAataattcttgcattgccatcgGGAGATCAAGCAGAGATTTTGACTGAATGGTTGGAAAATAAGCATATTAGGTACCCTGACCTAACGGAGGCTTTTGAGGTGTGGTGTTACAGATCTAAGGTTGCCAGTAAGAGGCTGGCATTGATCGGAGGCACCAATGGTATGGGCAAATCCGTATAA
- the LOC108218437 gene encoding uncharacterized protein LOC108218437, with translation MALTRWTTILLLVLITLSSISSLIQATDVNYCDKAYYDVKISGVEIKPYPVKRGKSATFSIAASTDKTISEGQLLIEVAYFGWYIHSETHDLCGETSCPATGDFVISHSQVLPGVTPPGSYTLKMTMTGGDGQKLTCVTFDFSVGWFAAAEAIADI, from the exons ATGGCGTTGACTCGATGGACTACCATATTGCTTCTTGTTCTCATCACACTCTCTTCGATTTCTTCTTTGATTCAAGCCACTGATGTTAACTACTGTG ATAAAGCTTACTATGATGTTAAAATAAGCGGAGTTGAAATAAAACCTTATCCAGTGAAAAGAGGCAAATCAGCCACCTTCAGCATAGCGGCATCTACAG ATAAAACAATATCTGAAGGACAATTGTTGATTGAAGTTGCATATTTTGGATGGTATATCCATAGTGAAACCCATGACCTCTGTGGGGAGACCAGCTGCCCTGCTACTGGCGATTTTGTTATTTCTCACTCCCAAGTATTACCTGGAGTAACTCCACCA GGATCTTACACTCTTAAAATGACAATGACGGGTGGAGACGGACAAAAGCTGACATGCGTCACCTTCGATTTTAGTGTGGGATGGTTTGCAGCAGCAGAGGCGATAGCGGATATTTAA
- the LOC108218435 gene encoding 33 kDa ribonucleoprotein, chloroplastic — MAASSSMSIAAAATTTPSNPLLFNSRNLPFECSSISIPPPRHKLFTLTIKPHLSFSSPFICSSSPVNLEFSQATEPQEAEDEEEEQEFDEYEEEDDDYDDDGDDRIEAHSAEAGRLYVGNLPYAMTSSQLADIFAEAGPVNSVEIVYDRVTDRSRGFAFVTMAGVEEAKEAIRMFNGAQVGGRTVKVNFPEVPRGGEREVMGPRIQSSYQSFVDSPHKLYAGNLSWSVTSQKLRDIFADQPGLLSAKVIYDRQSGRSQGYGFITFESAESVASALNELNGMDVEGRIMRLNMAEDRARRTPPPTVERNF; from the exons ATGGCAGCTTCTTCTTCAATGTCAATTGCTGCCGCTGCAACCACCACTCCATCAAATCCCCTGCTTTTCAATTCAAGAAACTTACCCTTTGAATGTTCTTCAATTTCAATTCCACCACCAAGACACAAACTTTTTACCCTCACAATAAAACCCCACCTTTCTTTTTCATCTCCCTTCATTTGCTCCTCTTCTCCTGTCAATCTTGAATTCTCACAAGCCACAGAGCCCCAAGAAGCagaggatgaagaagaagagCAAGAATTTGATGAATacgaagaagaagatgatgattatgatgatgatgGAGATGATAGAATTGAGGCACATTCAGCTGAAGCTGGGAGATTGTATGTGGGTAATTTGCCTTATGCTATGACTTCTTCTCAATTGGCCGACATTTTCGCTGAAGCTGGTCCTGTTAATTCTGTGGAG ATTGTGTATGATAGAGTTACGGATAGAAGCCGCGGATTTGCGTTTGTGACAATGGCAGGTGTTGAAGAAGCTAAAGAAGCTATTCGAATGTTTAATGGAGCT CAAGTTGGAGGACGAACAGTGAAGGTGAATTTTCCAGAGGTGCCAAGGGGAGGTGAAAGAGAAGTCATGGGACCAAGGATACAGAGCAGCTATCAATCATTTGTGGACAGCCCTCACAAGCTATATGCAGGAAACCTCAGCTGGAGCGTCACTTCACAGAAACTTAGGGACATTTTTGCAGATCAGCCAGGTCTGTTGAGTGCTAAGGTCATATATGATAGGCAATCTGGAAGATCTCAAGGCTATGGATTTATCACTTTTGAATCTGCTGAGTCGGTGGCATCTGCCCTTAATGAACTTAATGGAATG GACGTTGAAGGTCGGATCATGAGATTGAATATGGCTGAAGACCGAGCTCGACGAACTCCTCCACCAACAGTAGAGAGAAACTTCTGA
- the LOC108218436 gene encoding nuclear transcription factor Y subunit A-10, producing MTMHSVYYKEDDEGAAAYSPIGHLSSASVPWWTQLPSAQSACPSKSSVDHSSTEDQFTHDAGDCKSLKDGGKPIQSGAAFATQATPREYGSSFELGFGKPVSSANPYGDHCYGAFSTYLPQFTGRVMLPLNLASDDGPIFVNAKQYHGILRRRKSRAKAELEHKLTKSRKPYLHRSRHLHAMRRPRGCGGRFLNTKKRDDGKGTNSNGGRQLFQPTGSQNSEVLQSDSSNLTSPREVNYCRQNLSGSEATSMFSMADLNHFPMSNVRTSGVSLADMMTGHSVFTHSKWFAEADSCCNLKV from the exons ATGACTATGCATAGTGTATATTATAAAGAAGATGATGAAGGGGCTGCTGCATATAGTCCCATTGGCCACTTGTCATCTGCTTCAGTTCCTTGGTGGACTCAATTGCCTAGTGCTCAGTCTGCTTGCCCATCAAAGTCTTCTGTGGATCACTCTTCTACTGAAGACCAATTCACCCATGATGCAG GCGACTGTAAGAGTCTAAAAGATGGTGGAAAACCTATACAATCTGGGGCAGCATTTGCCACTCAGGCAACTCCACGTGAATATGGAAGTAGTTTTGAGCTCGGATTTGGCAAACCTGTG AGCTCTGCGAACCCTTATGGAGATCACTGTTATGGAGCCTTCTCAACTTATCTCCCTCAATTCACG GGACGGGTTATGCTACCGCTGAACTTGGCCAGTGATGATGGACCAATATTTGTGAATGCTAAGCAGTACCATGGAATACTCAGGCGCAGGAAATCTCGTGCAAAGGCGGAGCTTGAGCATAAGCTGACCAAGAGTCGTAAG CCATATCTGCACCGCTCACGCCACCTTCATGCAATGCGTCGCCCAAGGGGTTGTGGTGGCCGCTTCTTGAACACAAAGAAAAGAGATGATGGTAAGGGAACTAACTCGAATGGTGGAAGACAGCTATTTCAGCCTACCGGGTCTCAGAATTCGGAAGTTCTGCAGTCTGATAGCAGCAATTTGACATCACCAAGGGAAGTTAATTACTGCAGGCAAAATCTTTCTGGGTCAGAGGCGACTAGTATGTTCTCCATGGCAGATCTTAATCACTTTCCTATGAGCAACGTTCGTACATCTGGAGTCTCTCTTGCTGATATGATGACTGGCCACAGTGTTTTTACTCACAGTAAGTGGTTTGCAGAAGCCGACAGCTGCTGCAACCTCAAAGTCTGA
- the LOC108218434 gene encoding uncharacterized protein LOC108218434: MGVKMMRWRPWPPLVSKKFEVKLVVNGLQGWCFTGGDLLHAGAQKECYPKVAVEIKWKGPKVALSSLRRTVKRNITKEEAVGSNGVVRWDQQVFCNVCTLSGIKDTVFHPWEISFTLLNGSNLGPKNKVLTIGTAILNLAEFAYAADGEACELSIPVVVSGTAVEPRPSLCISLTLVELRIAQESVHPVLKPRVSIASPFHAGGHSSAEKDELSALKAGLRKVRIFTDYVSTRRAKKVCLEEEGSDGRYSSRSEEGDYTYPFDSESLDELEEGELDEVKEDPTVRKSFSYGTLASANHAGSVYSNVKSNTEDEDWVYYSNRKTDAGCSKVEDKHTSLPEQSVCVNSKRSLLPWKKRKMSFRSPKAKGEPLLKKGNGEEGGDDIDFDRRQLSSDESLSFWWQKTDGESCANRSSVSEFGDDTFAVGNWEQKEILSRDGHMKLQTQVFFASIDQRSERAAGESACTVLVAVIADWLHNNHNLMPIKSQFDSLIREGSLEWRNLCENEEYMERFPDKHFDLDTVLQANIRCLSVVPRKSFIGFFHPDGMQEERFDFLHGAMTFDSIWDEISHAESKCLSSGKPMIYIISWNDHFFVLKVEAEAYYIIDTLGERLYEGCNQAYILKFDRNTTIYKLPEGTAQSLELSLSGDQQQIVAPELGNKNQQVDAKDNSAEKAVEKEPDEIVNNDQEEVVCAGKESCKEYIKNFLAAIPIRELQADMKKGLIASIPLHHRLQIEIHFTQSQTSPEPENSDSEIVMSSLPAPAAYLPEAGVAA; this comes from the exons ATGGGGGTGAAGATGATGAGGTGGAGGCCGTGGCCCCCACTCGTGTCCAAGAAATTCGAGGTCAAGCTAGTGGTCAACGGTCTTCAGGGGTGGTGCTTCACCGGCGGGGATCTGCTGCATGCGGGTGCACAGAAAGAATGCTATCCAAAAGTTGCTGTGGAAATCAAATGGAAGGGACCCAAGGTTGCTCTCAGCTCGTTGAGGCGAACTGTGAAGAGGAATATTACAAAGGAAGAGGCTGTCGGCTCAAACGGCGTCGTTCGGTGGGACCAACAAGTGTTTTGTAATGTTTGCACTCTTTCAGGCATTAAGGATACTGTGTTTCATCCTTGGGAAATCTCTTTCACTCTCCTCAAT GGATCAAATTTAGGACCAAAGAACAAAGTTCTGACTATTGGAACGGCCATTTTGAACCTTGCTGAATTTGCCTATGCAGCTGATGGAGAAGCATGTGAGCTTAGTATACCTGTAGTAGTTTCTGGAACTGCAGTTGAGCCTCGTCCCTCACTTTGT ATATCACTCACCTTAGTGGAGTTAAGAATTGCTCAAGAATCAGTACATCCAGTTTTAAAGCCAAGAGTGTCCATTGCTTCTCCATTTCATGCAGGAGGTCATTCTTCTGCAGAAAAAGACGAGCTTTCTGCACTTAAAGCTGGTCTCAGAAAGGTAAGGATCTTTACTGATTATGTTTCAACAAGGAGAGCTAAAAAAGTCTGCCTTGAGGAAGAGGGCAGTGATGGCAGGTACTCCTCCAGGAGTGAGGAAGGTGATTATACCTATCCGTTTGATTCTGAATCTCTTGATGAATTAGAGGAAGGGGAATTAGACGAGGTCAAGGAAGATCCTACTGTGAGAAAATCATTTAGTTATGGCACACTGGCTTCTGCAAATCATGCGGGGTCAGTTTATTCTAATGTGAAGAGCAACACAGAGGACGAGGATTGGGTTTACTACAGCAACCGGAAAACAGATGCTGGTTGCTCAAAAGTAGAGGACAAACATACATCTCTCCCTGAACAATCTGTGTGTGTAAATTCAAAGCGCAGTTTGCTGCcttggaaaaagaggaagatGAGCTTTAGATCTCCCAAAGCCAAGGGCGAGCCGCTTTTGAAGAAAGGTAATGGAGAAGAAGGTGGAGACGACATTGACTTTGATCGTCGACAACTCAGCTCTGATGAATCTCTGTCTTTCTGG TGGCAGAAGACTGATGGGGAATCCTGTGCGAATCGCTCGTCCGTATCTGAGTTCGGAGATGACACTTTTGCTGTTGGTAATTGGGAACAAAAGGAAATATTGAGCCGTGATGGACACATGAAGCTTCAAACACAGGTCTTCTTTGCTTCCATTGATCAAAGGAGTGAGCGGGCAGCAGGCGAGAGCGCCTGTACCGTACTAGTTGCTGTGATCGCTGATTGGTTACATAACAACCACAATCTCATGCCTATCAAGTCCCAGTTTGATAGTTTGATTAGAGAAGGCTCATTGGAGTGGAGGAATCTATGTGAGAATGAAGAATACATGGAGAGATTTCCGGACAAGCACTTTGATTTGGATACTGTCCTCCAAGCTAATATACGATGTCTTTCAGTTGTTCCCAGGAAGTCATTTATTGGTTTTTTCCATCCTGATGGAATGCAAGAAGAGCGATTTGATTTTTTGCATGGTGCTATGACCTTTGACAGCATATGGGATGAGATTAGCCATGCAGAATCAAAATGTTTAAGCTCTGGGAAACccatgatatatataattagttggAATGACCATTTCTTTGTCCTAAAAGTTGAAGCGGAAGCTTACTATATCATCGACACATTAGGGGAGAGGCTGTACGAGGGGTGTAACCAAGCTTATATTCTGAAATTCGACAGGAATACAACAATTTACAAGCTTCCCGAGGGCACTGCTCAATCACTAGAACTGAGTTTATCAGGTGACCAGCAGCAAATAGTTGCTCCAGAACTAGGAAACAAGAATCAACAGGTTGATGCCAAGGATAACTCTGCAGAGAAGGCAGTAGAAAAAGAACCCGATGAAATAGTGAATAATGATCAAGAAGAGGTTGTTTGCGCGGGGAAGGAGTCTTGCAAGGAGTACATAAAGAATTTCTTAGCTGCAATTCCCATCAGAGAATTACAGGCAGATATGAAGAAAGGTTTAATAGCATCAATTCCGCTTCATCACCGTCTACAGATAGAAATTCATTTCACACAATCACAGACATCACCAGAGCCTGAAAACTCAGATTCAGAAATTGTAATGTCCAGTTTACCTGCACCTGCAGCTTACTTACCAGAGGCTGGTGTTGCTGCATAA
- the LOC108218632 gene encoding BEL1-like homeodomain protein 1, which produces MGTYFHGNSEIQGDGSQTLVLMNPGYNHNLGGYSDTNHQPPPLSNFFFLNNAHSSATTNIVQAPSTDQSTQHFVGIPLSASQDDHPHRVSIAHSQQHEISSLHSFAPPMHHYSLYNQLDLTAAREATPSNQQQQQGLSLSLSSQHPGYGPFRTEDNELPSPAPAPPSAISPKSNDVQVAQASSSVVSLNGVQSVLLNSKYLKVAQELLYEVANVGKGLQNIDQFGKSSNGNTKSVTGGSAGGDGLRGELGQTSSKRSVELTTVERQEVQMKKAKLVNMLDEVEHRYRQYHTQMQLVISWFEQSTGVGSAKPYTALALQTISKQFRCLKDAIMGQIHAASKSLGEEDSQGGKMDGSRLKFIDNQLRQQKALQQLGMIQHNAWRPQRGLPERSVSVLRAWLFEHFLHPYPKDSDKHMLAKQTGLTRSQVSNWFINARVRLWKPMVEEMYMEEIKENQNNGSEGETRKNEPGEKMASKARAPSTNSPENYDTTTSQNTRALISASTASTSPNGLSIRNQSGFSLTGSSEMEEMTRGSPKKQRGTGTIHSLGNVSLRNMEFKPEANNEQMSMKFHNDQRQSRDGFTLMGSPTNYIQGFGSYSIGDIGRFGAEPFSAPYSANGVSLTLGLPHGENLSMSGTNQDFLPEQNIQIGRGLEEGEFGAVDTPTSSHSANIYDSMDIQSRKRLAAQLLPDFVA; this is translated from the exons ATGGGCACATACTTTCACGGGAACTCAGAGATCCAAGGTGATGGCTCGCAGACTCTTGTTCTTATGAATCCGGGCTACAACCACAACCTTGGAGGATACTCTGACACTAATCATCAGCCGCCGCCTTTGTCCAACTTCTTTTTCCTCAACAACGCTCATTCCAGTGCCACGACGAATATAGTGCAGGCGCCTAGTACTGATCAGTCTACTCAACATTTTGTCGGCATCCCTCTGTCAGCCTCGCAAGATGATCATCCGCATCGTGTGTCCATTGCCCATTCCCAGCAACATGAGATCTCCAGCCTCCATAGTTTCGCCCCCCCTATGCATCATTACAGCTTGTACAATCAGCTTGATCTCACCGCAGCACGTGAAGCCACCCCCTCGaatcagcagcagcagcaaggCTTGTCCTTGAGCCTCTCTTCACAACACCCTGGTTACGGACCCTTTAGAACTGAAGATAATGAGCTTCCATCTCCGGCTCCAGCACCCCCATCCGCCATTTCTCCAAAAAGTAACGACGTTCAGGTTGCACAGGCCTCCTCATCGGTTGTATCGTTGAACGGTGTGCAGAGTGTGCTATTGAATTCCAAGTACTTGAAGGTGGCTCAAGAGCTTCTGTATGAAGTTGCTAACGTTGGAAAGGGATTGCAGAATATTGATCAGTTCGGTAAGTCCAGCAATGGGAACACAAAGAGCGTAACGGGAGGATCAGCCGGGGGAGATGGATTAAGGGGGGAATTAGGACAAACAAGTTCCAAACGAAGTGTTGAGCTGACAACGGTGGAGAGACAGGAGGTTCAGATGAAAAAAGCAAAGCTTGTCAACATGCTTGATGAG GTGGAGCACAGGTACAGGCAGTACCACACCCAAATGCAGTTGGTGATATCTTGGTTCGAGCAATCAACTGGAGTTGGCTCTGCAAAGCCATACACAGCCTTGGCTCTTCAAACCATCTCTAAGCAATTCCGTTGTCTCAAAGATGCAATAATGGGTCAAATTCACGCTGCAAGCAAGAGTTTAGGAGAAGAAGATAGTCAAGGAGGGAAAATGGACGGTTCAAGActtaaatttattgataatcAGCTCAGGCAACAGAAAGCTCTTCAACAGTTGGGAATGATCCAGCACAATGCTTGGAGACCTCAGAGAGGGTTGCCAGAACGTTCTGTTTCAGTTCTTCGCGCCTGGCTATTTGAGCACTTCCTCCACCC TTATCCTAAAGACTCGGACAAACATATGCTCGCAAAGCAAACAGGTCTTACTAGGAGTCAG GTGTCTAATTGGTTCATAAACGCGCGAGTGCGCCTCTGGAAGCCAATGGTAGAAGAAATGTACATGGAGGAAATCAAGGAGAATCAAAATAATGGATCTGAAGGGGAGACGAGAAAAAATGAGCCTGGTGAAAAAATGGCATCAAAAGCTAGAGCTCCAAGTACTAATTCCCCGGAGAACTATGATACTACCACAAGCCAGAATACTCGGGCCTTGATATCTGCGTCTACAGCTTCGACCTCTCCCAATGGATTAAGCATACGAAATCAATCAGGCTTTTCTCTCACGGGATCCTCAGAAATGGAGGAAATGACACGAGGAAGTCCCAAGAAACAAAGGGGTACCGGGACAATACACTCTTTAGGTAATGTATCATTGAGGAACATGGAGTTCAAGCCAGAAGCCAACAATGAACAAATGTCAATGAAATTTCACAATGATCAGAGGCAAAGCAGAGATGGATTTACATTGATGGGAAGTCCAACCAACTACATTCAAGGATTCGGTTCATACTCTATCGGAGATATTGGAAGGTTTGGTGCAGAGCCATTCAGTGCACCCTATTCAGCCAACGGTGTTTCCCTCACTCTTGGTCTCCCACATGGTGAAAACCTCTCTATGTCCGGAACTAACCAAGATTTCCTCCCTGAGCAAAACATCCAAATAGGAAGAGGACTGGAAGAAGGTGAGTTCGGAGCTGTAGATACTCCCACATCTTCTCATTCAGCAAACATCTACGACAGCATGGATATCCAAAGCCGCAAAAGGTTAGCAGCACAATTACTGCCCGACTTTGTGGCCTAA